The proteins below are encoded in one region of Clostridia bacterium:
- a CDS encoding NAD(P)/FAD-dependent oxidoreductase → MDNRYDVIVIGAGNGGLAAAATMAKNGYKTLVLERHNLAGGCATSFVRGRFEFEAALHELCDVGYPEAERPVRKVFESVGADVDWRFEHNCFRVINRGEDAYDVVVRGGWDGFLDSIEEAVPGSRESVEKLLRLGQMTRDAMAYMDSVTVPVKFFGEYADFVKAGCYTVDEVMSYLGVPQKAQNIINTYWSYLGIPTDEMNAMHFLSMVYSYIVDYAAMPKNRSNELSVSLSKSILDNGGDIWYNAEVTGLLFDDKGKVCGVKVGDKELYAEDVFSNAIPNNVYNMIEDQSRIPERMRKLANAREIGLSLATAYVGLDCTAEELGLNDYTVFVTNDSNPRRQEEMGEGFYIVNCLNVVIPDSSPEGTCTLFFSMPLFDRDFPRDLTVENYKKFKSDYVAKYIRDFEQLMGIDIRSHIEEIAIATPVTFARYLGTPKGAIYGYRTSGWDNVMLRAVFEPMDFTIKGLHFVGGHHTMGDGFSSSYITGKNAADALIKQYKKEGR, encoded by the coding sequence ATGGACAATCGTTACGACGTCATCGTCATCGGTGCGGGCAACGGCGGCTTGGCCGCGGCCGCCACGATGGCAAAAAATGGGTACAAAACCTTGGTTTTGGAGCGGCACAATCTGGCGGGCGGCTGCGCCACCAGTTTCGTGCGCGGACGGTTCGAGTTCGAGGCGGCATTGCACGAGTTGTGCGACGTGGGCTACCCCGAGGCCGAGCGCCCCGTGCGCAAGGTGTTCGAGTCGGTCGGCGCAGATGTCGATTGGCGCTTCGAGCACAACTGTTTCCGCGTGATCAATCGCGGCGAGGACGCCTACGACGTGGTCGTCAGAGGCGGCTGGGACGGTTTTCTCGATTCTATCGAGGAGGCGGTGCCGGGCAGTCGAGAGAGCGTGGAAAAATTGTTGCGGTTGGGGCAAATGACGCGCGACGCCATGGCGTATATGGATTCGGTCACCGTGCCCGTCAAGTTCTTCGGCGAGTACGCCGACTTCGTCAAGGCGGGTTGCTACACGGTGGACGAAGTGATGAGCTACTTGGGCGTGCCCCAAAAGGCGCAGAATATCATCAACACCTATTGGAGTTATTTGGGCATTCCCACGGACGAAATGAACGCCATGCACTTTTTGAGCATGGTGTACAGCTACATAGTGGACTACGCCGCCATGCCCAAGAACCGCAGCAACGAGTTGTCCGTGTCCCTCAGCAAGTCCATTTTGGACAACGGCGGGGATATATGGTACAACGCCGAGGTGACGGGGCTTCTCTTTGACGACAAGGGCAAGGTGTGCGGCGTCAAGGTGGGAGACAAAGAGTTGTACGCCGAGGACGTCTTCTCCAACGCCATTCCCAACAACGTGTACAATATGATCGAGGACCAATCCCGAATACCCGAGCGTATGCGCAAGCTCGCCAACGCCCGCGAGATCGGTCTGTCGCTGGCCACGGCCTACGTCGGGTTGGATTGCACCGCCGAGGAGTTGGGCCTAAACGACTACACCGTTTTTGTCACCAACGACAGCAACCCCCGCCGACAGGAAGAGATGGGCGAGGGGTTCTATATCGTCAACTGCCTCAACGTCGTCATTCCCGACAGTTCGCCCGAGGGCACCTGCACCTTGTTCTTCAGTATGCCCCTCTTCGACCGTGATTTCCCGCGCGACCTCACGGTGGAGAATTACAAGAAGTTCAAGAGCGACTACGTCGCCAAATACATACGGGACTTCGAGCAACTGATGGGCATAGATATTCGTTCGCATATCGAGGAGATCGCCATCGCCACCCCCGTCACGTTCGCGCGCTATCTCGGCACCCCCAAGGGCGCCATCTACGGCTACCGCACGTCGGGATGGGACAACGTGATGCTGCGCGCCGTGTTCGAGCCGATGGACTTCACCATCAAGGGCCTGCACTTCGTGGGCGGACACCACACGATGGGCGACGGATTCAGTAGTTCCTATATCACGGGCAAGAACGCGGCGGACGCCTTGATTAAGCAATACAAAAAGGAGGGCAGATAA
- a CDS encoding iron-sulfur cluster-binding domain-containing protein, producing MAKILKKLKLSRITKLISDRNKHIAEAPDTPVPPLDSYIQNKLKNQLHPAVQHLVVADIIPHGKDVKTFVLQPNGKKGTAFLAYPAAGQYISIRQKIGDNYITRPYSLSSSPREAKEGHYTLTIKRVDGGLMSGYALDNWTVGTEIDASAPLGTFTYEPLRDAPTVVGLAGGSGITPFFSMAKAIAEGAEDFRLILLYGSRTKADILFLDEFEAIEKATAGKFKLVNVLSHEEAEGCEHGFLTAELIKKYAPEGEYSVFLCGPQAMYNFADKELEKLRLRRKFIRHELFGEYRNPQQNADYPKEAEGKTFRVHVKIWDEEYDVPCRYDESLLNAMERGGVTAPSDCRSGVCGWCRSRLVEGEVYVPASVDGRRAADKEYGYVHPCCTFPLSDVYIDVPKAH from the coding sequence ATGGCAAAGATCCTGAAAAAACTCAAATTGAGCCGTATCACCAAACTCATTTCGGACAGAAATAAGCACATTGCCGAGGCGCCCGATACGCCCGTGCCCCCTTTGGACAGCTATATTCAAAATAAGCTCAAGAACCAACTGCACCCGGCGGTACAGCATTTGGTGGTCGCCGATATTATTCCGCACGGCAAGGACGTCAAGACCTTCGTGTTGCAACCCAACGGCAAAAAGGGCACGGCGTTTTTGGCCTATCCCGCGGCGGGGCAGTATATCAGCATTCGCCAAAAGATAGGCGACAACTATATCACGCGCCCCTATTCGCTCTCGTCCTCGCCCCGCGAGGCCAAGGAAGGGCACTACACCCTCACCATCAAGCGCGTGGACGGCGGCCTTATGAGCGGCTACGCGTTGGACAATTGGACGGTCGGCACCGAGATCGACGCCAGCGCCCCCTTGGGCACGTTCACCTACGAGCCACTTCGGGACGCGCCCACCGTCGTGGGACTTGCGGGCGGTAGCGGCATCACGCCTTTCTTCAGCATGGCCAAAGCCATCGCCGAGGGCGCCGAAGACTTCCGCTTGATATTGCTCTACGGCAGTCGCACCAAGGCCGACATCCTGTTTTTGGACGAGTTCGAGGCCATCGAGAAGGCGACGGCGGGCAAGTTCAAATTGGTCAACGTCCTCAGCCACGAAGAGGCCGAGGGGTGCGAGCACGGCTTCCTTACCGCCGAGCTCATCAAAAAATACGCGCCCGAGGGCGAATACAGCGTGTTCCTGTGCGGCCCGCAGGCGATGTACAACTTCGCGGACAAAGAATTGGAGAAACTGCGTCTGCGCCGCAAGTTCATTCGGCACGAATTGTTCGGAGAGTACCGCAATCCCCAACAAAACGCGGATTATCCCAAAGAGGCCGAGGGCAAGACCTTCCGCGTGCACGTCAAGATATGGGACGAGGAGTACGACGTGCCCTGCCGTTACGACGAGTCGTTGCTCAACGCGATGGAACGCGGCGGCGTGACCGCGCCCTCCGATTGCCGTAGCGGCGTGTGCGGGTGGTGTCGTTCGCGCTTGGTGGAAGGCGAGGTCTACGTGCCCGCCTCGGTGGACGGTCGCCGCGCCGCCGACAAGGAGTACGGCTACGTGCATCCCTGCTGTACCTTCCCCCTGAGCGACGTCTATATCGACGTGCCCAAAGCCCATTGA